In one Rutidosis leptorrhynchoides isolate AG116_Rl617_1_P2 chromosome 8, CSIRO_AGI_Rlap_v1, whole genome shotgun sequence genomic region, the following are encoded:
- the LOC139863342 gene encoding uncharacterized protein, producing the protein MRLTNLSVGNTEDENQKQLDDIRNFADWLLNIGDGNVNPSDDGISDVQMPEDVLITDTHDPIGSIISTIYQYYLDNLGNPTYYQQRAFLAPTHEVFNIINDRMMESLEGEARTYLSSDSICQSERDSDFNSELYTDDYSNSINIGGLPKHHLTLKLA; encoded by the coding sequence ATGCGTTTAACAAACCTTTCTGTTGGAAATACAGAAGATGAAAATCAGAAACAACTGGATGATATTAGGAACTTTGCTGATTGGTTGCTGAACATAGGTGATGGAAATGTAAACCCATCAGATGATGGGATTTCTGATGTTCAAATGCCTGAAGATGTGTTAATCACTGATACTCATGATCCAATTGGTTCAATTATTTCAACCATATATCAATATTACTTAGATAATCTCGGAAATCCAACCTACTATCAACAACGAGCATTCCTTGCCCCAACACATGAAGTTTTTAACATAATCAATGATCGGATGATGGAATCATTAGAGGGTGAAGCAAGAACGTATCTTAGTTCTGACAGCATCTGCCAATCCGAGAGAGATTCAGACTTTAATAGTGAGTTGTATACGGATGATTACTCGAACAGTATAAACATTGGAGGTTTACCGAAACATCATCTCACTCTGAAATTGGCGTAA
- the LOC139863343 gene encoding ATP-dependent DNA helicase PIF1-like translates to MLLRNADQAGGLCNRTRLQVIELRDKAIKAKILTSTHVGKITAISRMLIVPSDKRIPFRFQRRQFPIAVCFAMTINKSQGQSLANVGLFLPKLVFSHGQLYVALSRVTSKKGLKVLILNKENEITNTTKNVVFKEVLQHL, encoded by the coding sequence ATGTTGCTTAGGAATGCTGATCAAGCAGGAGGATTATGCAACAGGACAAGATTACAAGTTATCGAACTTCGAGATAAGGCGATTAAAGCAAAAATTTTAACAAGTACCCATGTTGGAAAAATTACCGCTATTTCACGAATGCTAATTGTTCCATCCGACAAAAGGATTCCTTTTAGATTTCAACGGAGACAGTTTCCTATAGCAGTATGCTTTGCAATGACTATCAACAAAAGCCAAGGCCAATCATTAGCTAATGTTGGTTTATTCCTTCCTAAACTAGTTTTTAGTCATGGTCAGCTATATGTTGCATTATCGAGGGTCACTTCCAAGAAAGGATTGAAGGTGCTAATTTTGAAcaaagaaaatgaaataacaaataCAACAAAGAACGTCGTCTTCAAAGAAGTGTTACAACATCTATAG